A genomic window from Candidatus Andeanibacterium colombiense includes:
- the ftsA gene encoding cell division protein FtsA, with the protein MSGPRITKVFGAINVGSFRISAMIAGVTEGGEMIVLGSGHRASQGIKRGYVTDMAAATYAVRDAIERAEKLAGTNVSSVWIGCSGAGLASRIAQVEVPIGGRRIEEDDIEHLLVSARDGIVPDGRMVLHAQPAHYTLDGAHGVSNPKGLHAERLGVDIHVMLADGAPIRNITEAVQNAHLEVEAVVASPVAAGYACLSPEERELGVALIELGAEVTNVSVYAAGMLLGMTAIPTGSADITDAIASHFGIRRFQAERLKCVSGSAIASPADHREMIPVNGPGEEQASPLARHADDKNRVPRSELVSVITGQLDRLVGEIGKSLKALGFTGQRGQQVVLTGGGAELAGIADYAQGALGRPVRIGRPPSLKGLPEAHAVPGFSTLAGLVLYAAADPIDIRSIGPRYQATHKLTGIALARRVFEAVREYF; encoded by the coding sequence ATTTCCGGCCCCCGCATCACCAAGGTCTTCGGCGCGATCAACGTCGGCTCGTTCCGGATCTCCGCGATGATCGCGGGCGTGACCGAGGGCGGCGAGATGATCGTGCTCGGCTCGGGCCACCGTGCGTCGCAGGGGATCAAGCGCGGCTACGTCACCGACATGGCGGCGGCGACCTATGCGGTGCGCGATGCGATCGAGCGGGCCGAGAAGCTGGCCGGAACGAATGTCTCCAGCGTCTGGATCGGCTGCTCGGGCGCCGGGCTCGCGAGCCGGATCGCCCAGGTCGAGGTGCCGATCGGCGGGCGGCGGATCGAGGAAGACGATATCGAGCACCTGCTGGTCTCGGCGCGCGACGGGATCGTACCCGACGGGCGGATGGTGCTGCACGCGCAGCCCGCGCATTACACGCTCGACGGCGCGCATGGCGTTTCCAATCCTAAAGGGCTCCATGCCGAGCGGCTCGGGGTCGATATCCATGTGATGCTGGCCGACGGCGCGCCGATCCGCAACATCACCGAAGCGGTCCAGAACGCCCATCTTGAGGTCGAGGCGGTGGTCGCCTCACCGGTCGCGGCCGGTTATGCCTGCCTCAGCCCCGAAGAGCGCGAACTGGGTGTGGCGCTGATCGAGCTGGGAGCCGAAGTCACCAATGTTTCGGTCTATGCAGCCGGGATGCTGCTGGGAATGACCGCGATCCCGACCGGTTCGGCCGACATCACCGATGCGATCGCATCGCATTTCGGCATTCGCCGGTTCCAGGCGGAACGGCTGAAATGCGTCTCCGGCTCGGCGATCGCCTCGCCGGCCGACCATCGCGAGATGATTCCGGTCAACGGCCCGGGCGAGGAGCAGGCGTCGCCGCTCGCGCGCCATGCGGACGACAAGAACCGCGTGCCGCGCTCCGAGCTGGTCTCGGTCATCACCGGCCAGCTCGACCGGCTGGTGGGTGAGATCGGCAAATCGTTGAAGGCGCTCGGCTTCACCGGCCAGCGCGGGCAACAGGTAGTGCTGACCGGCGGCGGTGCCGAACTCGCGGGGATCGCCGATTACGCGCAAGGCGCGCTTGGCCGGCCGGTGCGGATCGGCCGGCCGCCCTCGCTCAAGGGCCTGCCCGAAGCGCACGCCGTGCCCGGCTTTTCGACGCTGGCGGGGCTGGTGCTCTATGCCGCGGCCGATCCGATCGACATCCGCTCGATCGGTCCGCGTTACCAGGCGACCCACAAGCTTACCGGCATCGCGCTGGCGCGGCGGGTGTTCGAAGCGGTGAGGGAGTATTTCTGA
- a CDS encoding FtsQ-type POTRA domain-containing protein, whose translation MAQTIKRKPQGVRRAAATRNNARKVRKARGTTGMVIDGLMRWLPFTEEQLHRLFLAGILGLAAVLAWFVASLAGVPAMAAQQVVSLADDAGFEVRKVEVRGVQRMNGLKVYERVLGERQRAMPLVDLAALRQELLQLSWVKDARVSRRLPDSLVVDIVERTPHAVLQKPGRLVLIDETGHELEPISAANAKGELLIEGPGAGQQVAALGQLLDAAPALKPQVTGAQWVGNRRWNLTFKTGQVLALPQGDKDSAGALISFARLDGVNRLLGGKVASFDMRAPERIYMRIPGRSEPSALPAVTGSEEATQE comes from the coding sequence ATGGCGCAAACGATCAAGCGCAAGCCCCAGGGCGTCCGCCGCGCCGCCGCGACCCGCAACAATGCGCGCAAAGTCAGGAAGGCGCGCGGCACCACCGGGATGGTGATCGACGGGCTGATGCGCTGGCTGCCGTTTACCGAAGAACAGCTGCACCGCCTGTTCCTGGCCGGGATCCTCGGCCTTGCGGCGGTGCTGGCATGGTTCGTCGCCAGCCTCGCCGGGGTGCCCGCGATGGCCGCGCAGCAGGTCGTGTCGCTGGCCGACGATGCCGGCTTCGAAGTACGCAAGGTCGAAGTGCGCGGGGTCCAGCGGATGAACGGGCTCAAGGTTTACGAGCGGGTGCTCGGCGAACGCCAGCGGGCGATGCCGCTGGTCGATCTCGCGGCCTTGCGGCAGGAATTGCTCCAGCTGAGCTGGGTCAAGGATGCACGTGTCTCCCGCCGCCTGCCGGATTCGCTGGTGGTCGATATCGTCGAACGTACGCCTCACGCAGTGCTGCAAAAGCCCGGGCGGCTGGTGCTGATCGACGAGACCGGGCACGAGCTCGAACCGATTTCCGCCGCCAATGCGAAGGGCGAATTGTTGATCGAAGGACCCGGCGCGGGCCAGCAGGTCGCGGCGCTCGGTCAGTTGCTCGATGCCGCTCCGGCGCTGAAGCCGCAGGTGACGGGGGCGCAATGGGTCGGCAATCGCCGTTGGAACCTGACCTTCAAGACCGGCCAGGTGCTGGCTTTGCCGCAGGGCGACAAGGATTCGGCCGGCGCGCTGATTTCCTTCGCCCGGCTCGACGGCGTGAACCGCCTGCTCGGCGGCAAGGTCGCGAGCTTCGACATGCGCGCGCCCGAACGGATCTACATGCGAATTCCCGGCCGCTCGGAACCGAGTGCGCTTCCGGCTGTTACCGGCAGCGAGGAGGCGACGCAGGAATAA
- a CDS encoding D-alanine--D-alanine ligase: MGGWANEREVSLMSGKGVADALESRGHTVTRIDMGRDVAARIAEAAPDVVFNALHGAPGEDGTVQGMLDLMGVPYTHSGLATSVIAIDKELTKLVLRPHGIPLPGGRVVKSAELHEADPLARPYVLKPVNEGSSVGVAIVTDESNYGNPIKRDAEGPWQTFEELVAEPYIRGHELTTAVIGGRALMVTELVPKSGFYDFTAKYTDGMTEHVCPAEIPERIAELCKDYALRAHKALGCRGATRSDFRWDDEKGEDGLFLLETNTQPGMTPLSLVPEQAKHCGMEYADLVEAIVAEALAFFEAKGG; this comes from the coding sequence ATGGGCGGCTGGGCAAATGAGCGGGAAGTCTCGCTGATGAGCGGCAAGGGCGTGGCTGATGCACTCGAAAGCCGCGGACATACGGTAACGCGGATCGACATGGGCCGTGATGTCGCCGCGCGCATCGCCGAGGCCGCGCCCGACGTCGTGTTCAACGCGCTCCACGGCGCGCCGGGCGAGGACGGCACGGTTCAGGGCATGCTCGATCTGATGGGTGTGCCCTATACTCATTCCGGCCTCGCGACCTCGGTGATCGCGATCGACAAGGAACTGACCAAGCTGGTCCTGCGCCCGCACGGCATTCCGCTTCCGGGCGGGCGCGTGGTCAAGAGCGCCGAGTTGCACGAAGCCGATCCGCTCGCGCGGCCCTATGTCTTGAAGCCGGTCAACGAAGGCTCATCGGTCGGCGTCGCGATCGTCACCGACGAGAGCAATTACGGCAATCCGATCAAACGGGATGCCGAAGGGCCTTGGCAGACGTTCGAGGAACTGGTCGCAGAGCCCTATATCCGCGGCCACGAACTGACCACCGCGGTGATCGGCGGGCGCGCGCTGATGGTGACCGAGCTGGTCCCGAAATCCGGCTTCTACGATTTCACCGCCAAATACACCGACGGGATGACCGAGCATGTCTGCCCGGCCGAAATTCCGGAGCGGATCGCCGAACTGTGCAAGGACTATGCGCTCAGGGCGCACAAGGCGCTCGGCTGCCGCGGCGCGACCCGCTCGGACTTCCGCTGGGACGACGAGAAGGGCGAGGACGGATTGTTCCTGCTCGAAACCAACACCCAGCCCGGCATGACCCCGCTTAGCCTCGTGCCCGAGCAGGCGAAGCATTGCGGGATGGAATACGCAGATCTTGTCGAGGCGATCGTCGCCGAGGCGCTCGCGTTTTTTGAAGCCAAGGGGGGCTAG
- the murB gene encoding UDP-N-acetylmuramate dehydrogenase, with amino-acid sequence MTRAPFSDIDEVTVAPRLNVREVRGKLTPDAPLAPLVWFKAGGAADWLFEPADLKDLTHFLTQLHGRVPIMALGLGSNLIVRDGGVPGIVVRLGKPFAQVEKLDDTTLRCGGGASGILVASTARDNGIAGLEFLRGIPGTVGGFVRMNGGAYGREVADVLIDCDVVLANGSSLTLPVADLEYTYRHSALPPGAIVVSARFKGTPGDPAAIGAEMDRIAAAREESQPLRSKTGGSTFKNPEGRKAWQLVDEAGCRGLTVGGAQVSEKHTNFLINTGTATSADIEGLGEEVRRRVSLSQGVDLQWEIQRVGRP; translated from the coding sequence ATGACCCGCGCGCCGTTCTCCGATATCGACGAAGTCACCGTTGCGCCCCGCCTCAATGTGCGGGAGGTGCGCGGCAAGCTCACGCCCGACGCGCCGCTGGCGCCGCTGGTGTGGTTCAAGGCGGGCGGGGCGGCAGACTGGCTGTTCGAGCCGGCCGACCTCAAGGATCTGACCCATTTCCTTACCCAGCTGCACGGCCGGGTGCCGATCATGGCGCTGGGCCTCGGCTCCAATCTGATCGTGCGGGATGGCGGCGTGCCGGGGATCGTGGTCCGGCTGGGCAAGCCCTTCGCGCAGGTCGAAAAGCTCGACGACACCACCCTGCGCTGCGGCGGCGGGGCGAGCGGCATCCTCGTCGCCTCGACCGCGCGCGACAACGGGATCGCCGGGCTCGAATTCCTCCGCGGGATTCCGGGCACGGTCGGCGGCTTCGTGCGGATGAACGGCGGCGCCTATGGCCGCGAAGTCGCCGATGTCCTGATCGATTGCGACGTGGTGCTGGCCAACGGCAGCTCGCTCACCCTTCCGGTCGCCGACCTTGAATATACCTACCGCCACTCGGCCCTGCCGCCCGGGGCGATCGTCGTTTCGGCGCGCTTCAAGGGTACGCCGGGCGATCCGGCAGCGATCGGCGCCGAGATGGACCGCATCGCCGCCGCGCGCGAGGAATCACAGCCGCTTCGTTCGAAGACCGGCGGCTCGACCTTCAAGAACCCAGAGGGCCGGAAGGCCTGGCAACTGGTCGACGAGGCCGGTTGCCGCGGCCTCACCGTCGGCGGCGCGCAGGTGAGCGAGAAGCACACCAATTTCCTGATCAACACCGGCACCGCGACCAGCGCCGACATCGAAGGCCTGGGCGAAGAGGTCCGCCGCCGCGTGAGCCTGAGCCAGGGCGTCGATCTCCAGTGGGAAATCCAGCGAGTAGGCAGACCGTGA
- the murC gene encoding UDP-N-acetylmuramate--L-alanine ligase: MKGVGTDIGTIHFVGIGGIGMSGIAEVMNNLGYTVQGSDISESASVERLRKRGIKVMIGHAAENLGEAAVVVTSTAVRRTNPEVAAALDARVPVVRRAEMLAELMRLKSTVAVAGTHGKTTTTSMIAALLDAGGVDPTVINGGIIENYGSNARLGGSDWMVVEADESDGSFLRLDGTIAVVTNIDPEHLDHYGSFDVVKDAFVEFIENVPFYGLAVLCIDHPVVQELIGKVRDRRVQTYGFSAQADVRGDAIRPEGGGNLFDAVIRQRDGSQRRIENIHLPMPGRHNVQNALAAVAVAVEMGCPDEVIRTGFAKFAGVQRRFTRVGEVAGATVIDDYAHHPVEIRAVLSAAREATRNRVIAVVQPHRYTRLRDLMEEFQTCFNDADMVFAAPVYPAGESPLEGVDSGVLVQGLKDRGHRSASEIAGPGELAEALAGIVEEGDLVVCLGAGDITKWAAGLAPAIGQARERAA; encoded by the coding sequence ATGAAGGGGGTCGGCACCGATATCGGAACGATCCATTTCGTCGGCATCGGCGGGATCGGCATGTCGGGCATTGCCGAGGTGATGAACAACCTCGGTTACACCGTGCAGGGATCGGACATTTCCGAAAGCGCCTCGGTTGAGCGGCTGCGCAAGCGCGGGATCAAGGTGATGATCGGCCACGCGGCCGAGAACCTCGGTGAGGCGGCGGTGGTGGTGACCTCGACCGCGGTGCGCCGGACCAATCCCGAGGTCGCCGCCGCGCTCGACGCGCGCGTGCCGGTGGTTCGCCGGGCTGAGATGCTGGCCGAACTGATGCGGCTCAAGTCGACCGTCGCGGTCGCCGGAACCCACGGCAAGACCACCACGACCAGCATGATCGCGGCGCTGCTCGACGCGGGCGGGGTCGATCCCACGGTCATCAATGGCGGGATCATCGAGAATTACGGCTCCAACGCCCGCCTGGGCGGCAGCGACTGGATGGTGGTCGAGGCCGACGAGAGCGACGGCAGCTTCCTCCGGCTCGACGGCACGATCGCGGTTGTCACCAATATTGATCCCGAGCACCTCGACCATTACGGCTCCTTCGACGTGGTCAAGGACGCTTTCGTCGAATTCATCGAGAACGTGCCGTTCTATGGCCTCGCGGTTTTGTGCATCGATCATCCGGTGGTGCAGGAACTGATCGGCAAGGTTCGCGACCGGCGGGTGCAGACCTACGGCTTCTCGGCTCAGGCCGACGTGCGCGGCGATGCGATCCGGCCCGAAGGCGGCGGCAATCTGTTCGACGCGGTGATCCGCCAGCGCGACGGCAGCCAGCGCCGGATCGAGAACATCCATTTGCCGATGCCTGGGCGGCACAATGTCCAGAACGCGCTCGCGGCGGTGGCCGTCGCGGTCGAGATGGGCTGCCCGGACGAGGTGATCCGCACCGGCTTCGCGAAGTTCGCCGGGGTCCAGCGCCGCTTTACCCGCGTCGGCGAAGTGGCGGGTGCCACGGTGATCGACGATTACGCGCACCATCCGGTCGAGATCCGCGCGGTGCTCTCTGCCGCGCGTGAGGCGACCCGGAACCGTGTGATCGCGGTGGTCCAGCCGCATCGCTACACCCGCCTGCGCGATCTGATGGAAGAGTTCCAGACCTGCTTCAACGATGCCGACATGGTCTTCGCCGCGCCGGTCTATCCGGCCGGCGAGAGCCCGCTCGAGGGCGTGGACAGCGGCGTGCTGGTCCAGGGGCTGAAAGACCGAGGCCATCGTTCGGCCAGCGAGATCGCGGGGCCTGGCGAACTGGCCGAAGCACTGGCCGGGATCGTCGAGGAAGGCGATCTGGTGGTCTGCCTCGGCGCGGGCGACATCACCAAATGGGCTGCCGGCCTCGCTCCGGCGATCGGCCAGGCGCGAGAGCGGGCCGCATGA
- the murG gene encoding undecaprenyldiphospho-muramoylpentapeptide beta-N-acetylglucosaminyltransferase, which translates to MSGVTRHYVLAAGGTGGHLIPAFALAGELHRRGHHVELITDARGAAIPGKPEYLTAHVLPAGRFGKNPLKWPGGIKAVLEGRRMALRLFESFEPSAVIGFGGYPALPALLAATSAKIPSVLHEQNAVLGRVNRLLAGRVDAIATAYPEVERLKDSLLDKVHLVGNPVRAEVLVLRDEPYPPFTEDGLLRVLVTGGSQGARVLSEVVPDGLAMLQPALRSRLQVTQQCRAEDLDAVRDRYANHGIPAELGTYFEDMETRLADAHLFIGRAGASTIAELTAVGRPAILVPLPIATDDHQAANVREMVKAGGARSIRQPAFTAKELAKQIQAMAQHPETLANAAHAAWNCGRPNAARDLADLVESFGAAPLMDVIRVNAGEPIVSGDTALARDVAA; encoded by the coding sequence ATGAGCGGCGTTACCAGACATTACGTGCTCGCGGCGGGCGGCACCGGCGGGCATTTGATCCCCGCCTTTGCGCTCGCGGGCGAGCTGCACCGGCGCGGGCATCACGTCGAGCTGATCACCGACGCGCGCGGCGCGGCGATCCCGGGCAAGCCGGAATACCTCACCGCCCATGTCCTTCCGGCGGGGCGGTTCGGCAAGAACCCGCTCAAATGGCCTGGCGGGATCAAGGCCGTGCTTGAGGGGAGGCGCATGGCGCTGCGGCTGTTCGAGAGCTTCGAGCCTTCGGCGGTGATCGGCTTCGGCGGCTATCCCGCGCTACCAGCGCTGCTCGCGGCGACTTCGGCGAAGATCCCGAGCGTGCTCCACGAACAGAATGCGGTGCTGGGGCGCGTCAACCGCCTGCTCGCGGGCCGGGTAGATGCGATCGCGACCGCCTATCCGGAAGTCGAGCGGCTCAAGGACAGCCTGCTCGACAAGGTCCATCTGGTCGGCAATCCGGTGCGCGCCGAAGTCCTCGTGCTGCGGGACGAACCCTATCCGCCCTTTACCGAAGACGGATTGCTGCGGGTGCTGGTTACGGGCGGCAGCCAGGGCGCGCGGGTGCTGTCCGAAGTCGTGCCCGATGGGCTGGCGATGCTCCAGCCCGCGTTGCGCTCGCGCCTGCAGGTCACCCAACAATGCCGTGCCGAGGATCTCGACGCGGTGCGCGACCGCTATGCGAACCACGGCATTCCAGCCGAGCTTGGGACCTATTTCGAAGACATGGAAACGCGGCTTGCCGATGCGCATCTGTTCATCGGCCGCGCCGGAGCTTCGACCATTGCCGAACTGACCGCGGTTGGGCGCCCGGCGATCCTGGTGCCGCTGCCGATCGCGACCGACGATCACCAGGCTGCGAATGTGCGCGAGATGGTCAAGGCCGGCGGCGCGCGCTCCATCCGCCAGCCCGCTTTCACCGCCAAGGAACTGGCCAAGCAGATCCAGGCGATGGCCCAGCATCCCGAAACCCTCGCCAACGCCGCGCATGCCGCATGGAACTGCGGGCGCCCGAATGCGGCGAGGGACCTCGCTGATCTGGTCGAGAGCTTCGGCGCCGCGCCCCTGATGGATGTGATCCGGGTCAATGCCGGCGAACCGATCGTCTCGGGCGATACGGCGCTGGCGAGGGATGTCGCGGCATGA
- a CDS encoding putative peptidoglycan glycosyltransferase FtsW, translating into MSVPPAIPQPYVPRAGGGALVLQKPRRRLDKRSQLRIWWREIDRVLLVFVLALMAIGTVAVAVASPASARRLSTAAVKLDDLYFYWAHLRWQGLGLLVMLGVSMAPKEWARRGAVMLCAAMLLGLMLVPVVGSEVNGAKRWLHFGFNLQPSEFLKPAFAVTLAWILSWRVRDPRLPVIAIATGLVLLIAALLMAQPDFGSAILYLGTWFVLVLLSGIDLRRIGLLAGGGSVALAATYLLYDNARHRIDAFLGGGTAFDQVDLARRTLMAGGWTGSGIGLGIRKYSLPEAHTDYIFSVIGEEFGLLVCGLIVLIYLAIVVRVLVRLIEEEDLFTILSAAGLVSLIGGQAFINVLVNLQLFPSKGMTLPLVSYGGSSTIALCLTVGLMLALTRRNPYLSRDGFDWLALLPTPESEKVARPKRTKR; encoded by the coding sequence ATGAGCGTGCCACCCGCCATTCCCCAGCCCTATGTGCCGCGCGCCGGCGGCGGGGCGCTGGTGCTGCAGAAGCCGCGCCGCCGGCTCGACAAGCGCAGCCAGTTGCGCATCTGGTGGCGCGAGATCGACCGGGTGCTGCTGGTATTCGTGCTCGCACTGATGGCGATCGGCACGGTCGCGGTCGCGGTCGCTTCGCCGGCCAGCGCCCGGCGGCTTTCGACCGCCGCGGTCAAGCTCGACGATCTCTATTTCTACTGGGCGCATCTGCGCTGGCAGGGGCTCGGCCTGCTGGTGATGCTCGGCGTGTCGATGGCGCCGAAGGAATGGGCGCGACGCGGCGCAGTGATGCTATGCGCGGCAATGCTGCTTGGCTTGATGCTGGTCCCGGTGGTCGGCAGCGAAGTGAATGGCGCCAAGCGCTGGCTCCATTTCGGGTTCAACCTCCAGCCGTCCGAATTCCTCAAGCCGGCCTTCGCGGTGACATTGGCCTGGATCCTGTCCTGGCGGGTGCGCGATCCGCGGCTGCCGGTGATCGCGATTGCGACCGGGCTGGTGCTGCTGATCGCGGCGCTGCTGATGGCGCAGCCCGATTTCGGCTCGGCGATCCTCTATCTCGGCACCTGGTTCGTGCTGGTGTTGCTGTCGGGGATCGACCTCAGGCGGATCGGCCTGCTGGCCGGCGGCGGCTCGGTCGCCCTCGCGGCGACCTATCTGCTCTATGACAATGCGCGCCACCGGATCGACGCGTTTCTCGGCGGCGGCACCGCCTTCGACCAGGTCGACCTTGCCCGGCGCACGCTGATGGCCGGCGGCTGGACCGGCAGCGGGATCGGGCTGGGCATCCGCAAATATTCGCTGCCCGAAGCGCACACCGACTATATCTTCTCGGTAATCGGGGAGGAATTCGGGCTGCTCGTCTGCGGCCTGATCGTCCTCATCTATCTCGCGATCGTGGTGCGGGTGCTGGTGCGGCTGATCGAGGAGGAAGATCTGTTCACGATCCTCTCCGCCGCCGGTCTCGTGTCGCTGATCGGCGGACAGGCCTTCATCAACGTGCTCGTCAATCTACAACTGTTTCCGTCCAAGGGCATGACCCTGCCGCTGGTGTCCTATGGTGGGTCATCCACCATCGCTTTGTGCCTGACGGTCGGTCTGATGCTGGCGCTGACGCGGCGTAACCCGTATCTGAGCCGCGACGGGTTCGACTGGCTCGCGCTCCTGCCCACGCCGGAGAGCGAGAAGGTCGCCCGCCCGAAAAGGACGAAGAGATGA
- the murD gene encoding UDP-N-acetylmuramoyl-L-alanine--D-glutamate ligase, whose product MIRSPHFAGKSYAVLGLARSGLAAAECLLASGARVVAWDRQDNARAVLEGRAELADPLEINLAGFDGVVVSPGVPINTHPIAQRALNAGVPLIGDIELFAQARADLPPHKVVGITGTNGKSTTTALVHHVLESAGIPARMGGNIGLPILSQKPLPEGGVYVLELSSYQIDLTFSLDCDVAALTNISPDHLDRYAGFAAYAASKARLFAMQAPNRFAVFGCDDEPTRAVWNAEMARRTQGRAVCMAAEKWVASQPDWPSLQGPHNLQNAAIAAALVMEFGLTREQVLAGLASFTGLPHRMERLGTHGGVLFINDSKATNPASTAPALAAWPPAPEKRIHWILGGLPKGDGLGECEQFFGNVAAAYTIGEAGPRFAEILDPVTHVERCEMLSEAVARAIAAARPGDVVLFSPACASFDQFRDYEMRGDAFREIVGALTGRETARPAE is encoded by the coding sequence GTGATCCGCTCGCCCCACTTCGCCGGCAAATCCTACGCCGTCCTCGGCCTCGCCCGCTCCGGGCTGGCTGCGGCCGAGTGTCTGCTGGCGAGCGGGGCACGGGTGGTCGCGTGGGATCGGCAGGACAATGCCCGTGCGGTGCTGGAGGGCAGGGCCGAACTGGCCGATCCGCTCGAGATCAACCTCGCCGGTTTCGACGGGGTGGTGGTTTCCCCCGGCGTGCCGATCAACACCCACCCGATCGCGCAGCGTGCGCTGAACGCGGGTGTACCGCTGATCGGGGATATCGAATTGTTCGCGCAGGCGCGGGCGGATCTGCCGCCGCACAAGGTCGTCGGCATCACCGGAACCAACGGCAAATCGACCACCACGGCGCTGGTCCACCATGTGCTTGAAAGCGCCGGCATCCCGGCGCGGATGGGGGGCAATATCGGCCTGCCGATCCTTAGCCAGAAGCCGCTGCCGGAAGGCGGGGTCTATGTGCTGGAACTGTCGAGCTACCAGATCGACCTGACCTTCTCGCTCGATTGCGACGTGGCGGCGCTGACCAACATCAGCCCCGACCATCTCGACCGTTATGCCGGCTTCGCTGCCTATGCGGCATCCAAGGCGCGGCTGTTCGCGATGCAGGCCCCCAACCGCTTCGCGGTGTTCGGCTGCGACGACGAGCCGACCCGCGCGGTCTGGAATGCCGAAATGGCCCGACGGACGCAGGGCCGGGCGGTGTGCATGGCGGCCGAGAAGTGGGTCGCCAGCCAGCCGGACTGGCCTTCGCTGCAGGGCCCGCATAACCTCCAGAACGCGGCGATCGCAGCCGCGCTTGTGATGGAATTCGGGCTCACCCGCGAGCAGGTGCTGGCCGGCCTCGCCAGCTTCACCGGCCTGCCGCATCGGATGGAACGGCTCGGCACCCACGGCGGCGTGCTGTTCATCAACGACAGCAAGGCTACCAATCCCGCCTCGACCGCCCCGGCGCTCGCCGCCTGGCCGCCCGCGCCCGAAAAGCGCATCCACTGGATCCTCGGCGGCCTGCCCAAGGGCGACGGCCTGGGCGAATGCGAACAGTTCTTCGGCAATGTCGCCGCCGCCTATACGATCGGCGAAGCCGGGCCGCGCTTCGCCGAAATCCTCGATCCGGTAACCCATGTCGAACGCTGCGAAATGTTGAGCGAGGCGGTTGCCCGTGCGATCGCGGCTGCCAGGCCCGGCGATGTCGTGCTGTTCAGCCCTGCCTGCGCCAGCTTCGACCAGTTCCGCGATTACGAGATGCGCGGCGACGCCTTTCGTGAAATCGTCGGTGCGCTGACCGGCCGCGAAACCGCGAGGCCGGCCGAATGA
- the mraY gene encoding phospho-N-acetylmuramoyl-pentapeptide-transferase — translation MIYLIAHWLGFEGPLANLVRYQTFRAGAVLMTALVIGLLIGPRFISMLRVRQGKGQPIREDGPKTHLAKTGTPTMGGLMILVSLLVAMVLWMDLRNPFAWACMAVTVGFGFIGFLDDYDKVTKRSHKGVSGKVRLLAEFVVAGIAAWIIVDQVGVTNIYVPFFSGRSIPLGPFYYVFAATVIVGFGNAVNLTDGLDGLATMPVIIAAGAFAIICYLAGRVDYAHYLGIPHVPGAGELAIFCTAIMGAGLAFLWFNAPPAAVFMGDTGSLALGGALGAIAVASHHEIVLLIIGGLFVLETASVIIQVFFFKRTGRRVFRMAPIHHHFEQLGWPESTVVIRFWIVSIVFALLGLATLKLR, via the coding sequence ATGATCTATCTTATCGCGCATTGGTTGGGCTTCGAAGGGCCGCTGGCGAACCTCGTGCGCTACCAGACTTTCCGCGCGGGTGCGGTGCTGATGACCGCGCTGGTGATCGGGCTGCTGATCGGCCCGCGCTTCATCTCGATGCTGCGCGTGCGCCAGGGCAAGGGCCAGCCGATCCGCGAGGACGGGCCGAAGACCCATCTTGCCAAGACCGGTACGCCGACGATGGGCGGGCTGATGATCCTGGTTTCGCTGCTGGTCGCGATGGTGCTGTGGATGGATCTGCGCAATCCCTTCGCCTGGGCCTGCATGGCGGTGACGGTCGGGTTCGGCTTCATCGGGTTCCTCGACGATTACGACAAGGTCACCAAGCGCAGCCACAAGGGCGTTTCGGGCAAGGTGCGGCTGCTGGCCGAATTCGTGGTGGCCGGGATCGCGGCGTGGATTATCGTCGATCAGGTCGGGGTGACCAATATCTACGTTCCGTTCTTCTCCGGCCGCAGCATTCCGCTGGGCCCGTTCTATTACGTCTTCGCCGCGACCGTGATCGTCGGCTTCGGCAATGCGGTGAACCTGACCGACGGGCTCGACGGGCTCGCGACGATGCCGGTGATCATCGCCGCGGGTGCCTTCGCGATCATCTGCTACCTCGCCGGGCGCGTCGACTATGCGCATTATCTCGGCATTCCGCATGTCCCGGGCGCCGGCGAGCTGGCGATTTTCTGCACCGCGATCATGGGGGCCGGGCTCGCGTTCCTGTGGTTCAACGCGCCGCCGGCGGCGGTGTTCATGGGCGATACCGGCAGCCTCGCACTCGGCGGCGCGCTCGGCGCGATCGCGGTCGCCAGCCATCACGAGATCGTGCTCCTGATCATCGGCGGGCTGTTCGTACTGGAAACCGCCTCGGTCATCATCCAGGTATTCTTCTTCAAGCGCACCGGCAGGCGGGTGTTCCGCATGGCGCCGATCCATCACCATTTCGAACAGCTCGGCTGGCCGGAATCGACCGTGGTGATCCGCTTCTGGATCGTTTCGATCGTGTTCGCGCTGCTGGGCCTCGCAACGCTCAAGCTCAGGTGA